In Oceanobacillus sp. FSL K6-2867, one DNA window encodes the following:
- a CDS encoding Xaa-Pro peptidase family protein yields MTSAKEILRSPFGTISNEKAQIDAVRMREYRLNRVRQQLTQLGYGGLLTADPINILYTTGFRNMALYMMRNPSQYVYIPVDGPIVLFDYPGSEHLAEGLETIDEVRSGITVSYGVSGNRLGENAKKFASEIRTLVKKHGGVGSALAIDGIPPISVIALMEEGIKVVDGRTPIERARAVKSEEEIQCLRISMKIVDEALVKIRTALQPGITENELWSILHQTNISNGGNYIDTRLLSSGPRTNPFFQEASDRVIQAGELVVLDTDTVGPFGYYADISRTFYCGEGEPTDEQRRLYNTAFEHIEWNASIIKPGMTFREFADKSWEIPKEFFANRYSAIAHGCGFSSEYPYIVPKADFDERGFDGVIEENMVLSVESYIGAKGGAEGVKLEQEYLVTPEGVVRFSDFPFEEKLLY; encoded by the coding sequence ATGACGAGTGCTAAGGAAATTTTACGGTCCCCATTTGGGACAATAAGTAATGAAAAGGCACAAATAGATGCTGTTCGCATGAGGGAATATCGATTGAATCGTGTTAGACAACAATTAACACAACTGGGATATGGCGGTCTTTTAACTGCCGATCCAATTAATATTCTATATACGACAGGCTTTCGTAATATGGCATTATATATGATGCGTAACCCTTCTCAATATGTTTATATCCCTGTAGATGGCCCCATTGTTTTGTTTGATTACCCAGGAAGTGAGCATTTAGCGGAAGGGCTGGAAACAATTGATGAAGTCCGTTCCGGGATTACTGTGTCTTATGGTGTATCTGGTAACAGACTTGGAGAAAATGCGAAAAAATTTGCTAGCGAAATCCGAACCTTAGTTAAGAAACATGGTGGGGTTGGCAGTGCACTTGCGATAGATGGAATACCTCCCATTTCAGTCATCGCTCTTATGGAAGAAGGTATAAAAGTGGTTGATGGGCGTACTCCGATTGAACGTGCACGAGCTGTGAAATCAGAGGAAGAAATACAGTGTTTACGTATTTCCATGAAAATTGTTGATGAGGCACTGGTCAAGATAAGAACAGCACTTCAACCTGGTATAACAGAGAACGAACTTTGGTCTATATTGCATCAAACAAATATTTCAAATGGTGGGAACTATATTGATACAAGGTTACTTAGCTCAGGGCCGCGAACGAATCCTTTTTTTCAGGAGGCAAGCGACCGCGTTATTCAAGCAGGGGAATTGGTTGTATTGGATACGGATACAGTTGGCCCCTTTGGATATTATGCTGATATATCTCGTACATTTTATTGCGGGGAAGGTGAACCAACAGATGAACAACGGCGACTGTATAATACGGCATTCGAGCATATAGAATGGAATGCTTCCATTATAAAACCTGGCATGACGTTTAGAGAATTTGCAGATAAAAGTTGGGAAATACCAAAGGAATTTTTTGCTAATCGATACTCGGCAATTGCCCATGGATGCGGATTTAGTAGTGAGTACCCTTATATCGTACCTAAGGCAGACTTTGATGAAAGGGGATTCGATGGGGTAATTGAGGAAAATATGGTTTTATCCGTTGAAAGTTATATCGGGGCAAAAGGAGGGGCAGAGGGTGTAAAACTTGAACAGGAGTATTTAGTGACTCCGGAAGGGGTTGTAAGATTTTCAGACTTTCCATTTGAAGAGAAGTTGTTGTATTAA
- a CDS encoding glycine betaine/L-proline ABC transporter ATP-binding protein, translating into MSVISVNNLTKVFGKNAKQAIKLLNEGISKNEILKKTGSTIGVNRASFSVSTGETFVIMGLSGSGKSTLIRLINRLIEPTEGSILIEGEELAKMDKQSLRKVRREKLGMVFQKFALFPHKTVLQNTAFGLEIQKMPREERERQARKSLELVGLEGYADLYPSQLSGGMQQRVGLARALANNPEVLLMDEAFSALDPLIRKEMQDELIELQSKMKKTIIFITHDLDEALRLGDRIALMKDGAIVQIGTPEEILVAPADGYVEKFVEDVDRSKILTAQHIMKRPETVNLDKHGPNVALERMREVGISGLFVVDSNRYLKGFVTADLLLDARGKGIQNLGDVMEKNILQVNKNTPMHSIFNIIYNSPIPIAVVEDKKLIGVIVRGAVIGALAKDSEVNLNYAL; encoded by the coding sequence GTGTCGGTCATATCCGTTAATAACTTGACTAAAGTATTTGGAAAAAATGCTAAGCAGGCAATAAAGTTATTAAATGAAGGGATATCCAAGAATGAAATACTTAAAAAAACAGGTAGTACGATAGGTGTGAATCGGGCTTCTTTTTCTGTTTCTACTGGGGAAACCTTTGTAATAATGGGGTTATCTGGTAGTGGAAAGTCGACATTAATTCGTTTAATTAACCGTCTGATTGAACCAACAGAGGGAAGTATTTTGATAGAAGGTGAAGAGTTAGCAAAAATGGATAAACAATCCTTACGTAAAGTACGAAGAGAAAAGCTTGGGATGGTTTTTCAAAAGTTTGCGTTATTTCCACATAAGACAGTTTTGCAAAACACTGCATTTGGATTGGAAATTCAAAAAATGCCAAGAGAAGAGAGAGAGAGACAAGCACGAAAATCATTGGAATTGGTTGGATTAGAGGGATATGCAGATTTATATCCAAGTCAGCTGTCCGGTGGAATGCAACAGCGTGTGGGGTTAGCGCGTGCGTTAGCAAATAATCCTGAAGTTTTATTAATGGATGAAGCGTTTTCTGCACTGGATCCCCTTATTCGAAAAGAAATGCAAGATGAATTAATAGAATTACAATCGAAGATGAAGAAAACGATTATATTTATTACACATGACTTGGATGAAGCGCTGCGCTTAGGAGATCGAATTGCGTTAATGAAGGATGGAGCAATCGTTCAAATTGGTACTCCGGAAGAAATTTTAGTAGCTCCTGCGGATGGCTACGTGGAAAAATTCGTTGAAGATGTAGATCGTTCAAAAATATTAACTGCGCAACATATTATGAAACGTCCAGAAACTGTAAACTTGGACAAACATGGCCCGAATGTAGCACTTGAAAGAATGCGAGAAGTAGGAATTTCAGGGCTTTTTGTGGTGGACAGCAATCGCTATTTGAAAGGGTTTGTGACAGCAGATCTCCTACTGGATGCAAGGGGGAAAGGAATACAAAATTTAGGAGACGTAATGGAAAAGAATATTCTACAAGTGAATAAAAATACGCCAATGCACAGTATATTTAACATTATTTATAATTCACCTATACCAATCGCTGTTGTAGAAGATAAGAAGCTGATCGGTGTAATTGTACGTGGAGCAGTTATTGGAGCACTTGCTAAGGATAGCGAGGTGAATTTAAATTATGCTTTATGA
- a CDS encoding proline/glycine betaine ABC transporter permease, with the protein MLYDVLGFLPEIPIADWIANSVDRITTMFSFFFNPFKLHFGNFMDLFSETLSLIPPVILILFIAVLAFFASGKKLGLSIFSVISLWLVYNQGVWDSLIHTFALVIVASLLSVVIGIPVGILMSKNRLAESILTPILDFMQTMPAFVYLIPAVAFFGIGMVPGVFASLIFATPPTVRLTNLGIKQVSSELIEASDAYGSTGVQKLFKVELPMARESIMAGVNQTIMLALSMVVIASMIGAKGLGMQVLSALQRAETGAGFVGGIGIVILAIIMDRFTKSLRTSKDV; encoded by the coding sequence ATGCTTTATGATGTACTGGGCTTTTTGCCTGAGATTCCAATTGCTGATTGGATCGCAAATTCCGTGGACCGGATAACAACTATGTTTTCTTTCTTCTTCAACCCATTTAAACTTCATTTTGGTAATTTCATGGATTTATTTTCTGAAACACTATCACTAATTCCACCGGTTATATTGATTTTGTTTATTGCGGTACTAGCCTTTTTTGCTTCAGGTAAGAAACTAGGACTTTCAATATTTTCAGTTATTAGTCTCTGGTTGGTGTATAATCAGGGGGTTTGGGACTCGCTTATTCATACGTTTGCTTTAGTAATTGTTGCAAGTTTATTATCCGTTGTAATTGGGATACCAGTTGGAATACTGATGTCGAAAAATAGGTTAGCCGAATCAATTCTAACACCTATCCTAGACTTTATGCAAACAATGCCTGCGTTTGTATATTTAATACCTGCCGTTGCCTTTTTCGGTATTGGTATGGTACCAGGTGTTTTTGCATCATTGATTTTTGCAACACCACCAACGGTAAGATTAACAAACCTTGGTATTAAACAAGTTTCCTCAGAATTGATTGAGGCATCAGATGCATATGGAAGTACAGGGGTTCAGAAGTTATTCAAGGTGGAATTACCAATGGCGAGAGAGTCGATTATGGCTGGGGTTAATCAAACAATTATGCTAGCTTTGTCAATGGTTGTTATTGCGTCAATGATTGGTGCGAAAGGGTTAGGAATGCAGGTATTATCTGCCTTACAACGAGCGGAAACGGGAGCAGGATTTGTTGGCGGAATCGGAATTGTAATTTTAGCGATTATTATGGATCGATTTACAAAAAGTTTAAGGACAAGTAAAGATGTGTGA
- a CDS encoding glycine betaine ABC transporter substrate-binding protein, whose product MLKPYWKGLVLITMFLVLFLAACSGEDVADSSSGETDSGSTNAGSEDTGESINYTIYGIEPGAGINLTTEAAMEQYGLDGWQFEQSSTTAMTVELEKALNNEEPIIITAWSPHWLFAKYPDLKVLEDPKNIYGEPGDIVTLVRLGLEEDNPEAFKIMEQVYWSLEDREEVILEAEESGVSIEEVTKQWVADNPDKVAEWTEGVDDVDGVPFKLTTNHWESDLPLGYALVEVMEQKGFNVELTPLDVGVMIESVANGDMDAVTGVWMPITHKDYYEANKDKFIEVGKNLDKGTMIGLAVPGYMDIDSIEDLEAK is encoded by the coding sequence ATGTTAAAACCATATTGGAAAGGGCTTGTTTTAATTACTATGTTCTTGGTGTTATTTTTGGCGGCATGTAGTGGAGAAGACGTAGCGGATAGCTCATCGGGTGAAACAGATTCAGGTAGTACAAATGCTGGAAGTGAAGATACGGGTGAATCAATAAATTATACGATTTATGGAATTGAACCTGGCGCGGGAATTAATCTTACTACGGAGGCAGCAATGGAACAATATGGTTTAGATGGGTGGCAATTTGAACAATCCTCAACAACAGCAATGACGGTGGAACTTGAAAAGGCATTGAATAATGAAGAACCAATCATTATTACGGCTTGGAGTCCACACTGGTTATTTGCAAAGTATCCTGATTTAAAAGTATTGGAAGATCCAAAAAATATTTATGGTGAGCCTGGGGATATTGTTACACTTGTACGATTAGGGTTAGAAGAAGATAACCCTGAGGCATTTAAGATAATGGAGCAAGTGTATTGGAGTTTAGAAGATAGAGAAGAAGTTATTCTTGAAGCAGAAGAGTCAGGAGTTAGCATTGAGGAAGTAACGAAGCAGTGGGTTGCAGATAATCCAGATAAGGTAGCGGAATGGACAGAAGGTGTCGATGATGTTGATGGGGTACCTTTTAAGCTGACAACGAATCACTGGGAATCCGATTTGCCGTTAGGGTATGCGCTTGTTGAAGTCATGGAACAAAAAGGCTTTAACGTTGAACTTACGCCTTTAGATGTTGGAGTCATGATTGAATCAGTTGCAAATGGTGATATGGATGCAGTGACAGGCGTCTGGATGCCGATTACGCATAAAGACTATTATGAAGCTAACAAAGATAAATTCATTGAGGTAGGGAAGAATTTAGATAAGGGAACAATGATTGGTTTAGCAGTTCCAGGTTATATGGATATTGATTCAATAGAAGATTTAGAAGCCAAGTAA
- a CDS encoding MurR/RpiR family transcriptional regulator: MKNKESLPHMDGHGTFIQKLLDVRSDLPKKQKQVCDYMIEHHQSIGVLTLSELADQANVGTTTVMRLINNLGYESYLDVKKDIFDASMQTTSSAWWHLQKSFTTTNQQDHTILEVLSEVKSILDQTVTPSLISNFDTAIQLLLNSKRVNILGVRTNKALATYFGYLLQEFFHKVTQLSDETEFIFDRLLRMEKGELLILFDNSPFTTVGIEAAKYCHENGHSVILITDHLSSPATDYSTVVLNTAASSKQYSVVPTLFTIESLIIEIGRKTSRQSIADLEKLSSLLERKNITQPFSFDQKEES, translated from the coding sequence ATGAAAAATAAAGAATCGCTTCCCCATATGGATGGACATGGAACATTTATACAAAAACTTCTAGACGTTCGAAGTGATTTGCCAAAAAAGCAGAAACAAGTATGTGATTATATGATTGAACACCATCAATCAATCGGTGTATTAACGTTATCCGAATTAGCAGATCAGGCAAATGTCGGAACAACTACCGTTATGCGTTTGATTAATAATCTCGGCTATGAGAGTTATCTCGATGTTAAAAAGGATATATTTGATGCATCCATGCAAACGACTTCTTCAGCTTGGTGGCACTTACAAAAATCTTTTACAACAACGAATCAACAAGATCATACTATACTAGAAGTGTTGTCGGAAGTAAAATCAATTTTAGATCAAACGGTCACCCCTTCGTTAATCTCTAACTTTGATACAGCGATTCAATTATTGCTAAACTCAAAGCGAGTCAATATTTTAGGCGTTCGAACGAATAAAGCACTGGCAACTTATTTTGGCTATTTACTACAAGAATTCTTCCATAAAGTTACCCAATTAAGTGATGAAACAGAATTTATTTTCGATCGCTTATTACGAATGGAAAAAGGCGAATTACTCATCTTATTCGATAATTCTCCATTTACAACAGTTGGGATTGAAGCTGCTAAATATTGCCATGAAAATGGTCATTCCGTTATATTAATTACGGATCATTTATCTTCACCAGCTACTGACTACTCAACGGTCGTATTAAATACAGCCGCCAGTTCCAAACAATATTCTGTCGTCCCGACACTTTTTACAATCGAGTCGCTTATCATTGAGATAGGAAGAAAAACCTCCAGACAATCAATAGCTGACTTAGAAAAGCTCAGTAGCCTACTTGAGAGAAAAAACATTACTCAACCATTTTCGTTTGATCAAAAAGAAGAATCTTAA
- a CDS encoding FAD-binding oxidoreductase, translating to MQLQDIITDKERLFLKEEVPEVYKTDIFYKEVAAVHAVALPNTTQEVIDLVKFANTENIPIIARGAGTGVAGSQVPINGGELIVDVHQMNRILALDEETMTLTVEPGVQLSEIQAFVESKGYFYPPDPGSKNSTIGGNIATNAGGMRAVKYGTTRDYVRELEVVLPDGEKVTLGSLNIKSSSGYDLKNLFIGSEGTLGITTKIKLKVLPLPQYKQSVLLAFHTLKAATNGVLAILQNGIEPTALELFERGTIEYSEKYTKVSLQSQKGEAYVLMTIDSNEEETVSHKVDMVKSILKDQAAEIIPLLSKEEEERAWLLRDNILVALMQFTEYEMLDEVVPINKFSEMINYTKELQTKHGLKVINFGHAGDGNIHTVLMKEDLDEATWQVRRQALLDDLYKKVNELGGLPSAEHGIGIIKKFYLEKMRNPVELELMRKIKNAIDPDNRLNPGKLF from the coding sequence ATGCAATTGCAGGATATCATAACTGATAAAGAACGTCTTTTTCTGAAAGAAGAAGTGCCTGAAGTATATAAAACAGATATCTTTTATAAAGAAGTTGCTGCTGTACATGCGGTTGCGCTCCCGAATACAACCCAAGAAGTAATCGACTTAGTCAAGTTTGCCAATACAGAAAATATCCCAATTATTGCCCGTGGAGCTGGTACAGGTGTGGCTGGCTCTCAGGTTCCAATAAATGGGGGAGAATTAATAGTGGATGTTCATCAAATGAATCGCATTCTAGCATTAGATGAAGAGACAATGACATTAACCGTGGAACCAGGAGTGCAGTTAAGTGAAATTCAAGCATTTGTTGAAAGTAAAGGTTATTTTTACCCACCAGATCCAGGCTCAAAAAACTCCACTATTGGTGGTAATATTGCTACAAACGCGGGCGGTATGCGTGCAGTGAAATATGGTACAACAAGAGACTATGTTCGTGAACTGGAAGTTGTCTTGCCAGATGGGGAAAAGGTTACACTGGGAAGCTTAAACATAAAAAGCAGTTCTGGATACGATTTGAAGAACCTATTTATAGGTTCAGAGGGGACGTTAGGAATAACAACGAAAATCAAATTAAAGGTATTGCCGCTGCCACAATATAAACAGTCGGTTCTATTGGCATTTCATACATTAAAAGCTGCGACAAATGGCGTATTAGCTATTCTTCAAAATGGTATCGAACCAACGGCATTAGAATTATTTGAAAGAGGCACGATTGAATATAGTGAAAAATATACAAAGGTTTCATTACAAAGTCAAAAGGGAGAAGCATATGTCTTAATGACAATCGATAGTAATGAAGAGGAGACAGTATCTCATAAGGTTGATATGGTGAAAAGTATTTTAAAAGATCAAGCAGCAGAAATTATTCCTTTGCTTTCCAAAGAAGAAGAGGAAAGGGCTTGGTTACTTAGGGATAATATTTTAGTTGCACTTATGCAGTTTACAGAATATGAAATGCTAGATGAAGTTGTGCCAATTAATAAATTCAGTGAGATGATTAATTATACAAAAGAATTACAAACGAAGCATGGCTTGAAAGTAATTAATTTTGGACATGCGGGAGATGGCAATATCCATACGGTATTAATGAAGGAAGATCTTGATGAGGCAACTTGGCAGGTAAGGCGACAAGCCCTATTAGATGATCTTTATAAAAAAGTTAATGAATTGGGTGGATTACCGTCAGCTGAACATGGGATAGGTATTATCAAGAAATTTTATTTAGAAAAGATGCGTAACCCTGTAGAATTGGAATTGATGCGCAAAATTAAAAATGCGATTGATCCAGACAACCGATTAAATCCCGGAAAACTGTTTTAG
- the yhfZ gene encoding GntR family transcriptional regulator YhfZ, which produces MWEKLYSKNGLTAKNIAKELLDVEIGNKIPRVTDYSVKLSIGRGTVQIALGLLEELKAIRLDARGHLGTYLVDKDSELLQQIAGIAPLIGSMPLPYSRKYEGLATGMVEAFELSGKKINLSYMRGGLNRIESVRTKRSDFSIVSKMTAVSSLMQYPNLKIMKELGINSYVSAHKTFLADQHENSIRSGMRVGVDMDSPDQKELTFSECKGLDVEYVHINYMQLLDMLDSKQLDAAIWSIDDKRITKSFKAIDFQMSEAKKIAEETSEAVIIIDGDREEEIAEKWGTVEIKSILAIQKLVESGEKIPRY; this is translated from the coding sequence ATGTGGGAAAAATTATATTCAAAAAATGGGTTGACAGCAAAGAATATTGCCAAAGAATTATTAGACGTAGAAATTGGTAATAAGATTCCTAGAGTTACTGACTATAGTGTGAAACTCTCGATTGGCAGAGGAACTGTACAAATCGCTCTAGGTTTATTAGAAGAATTAAAAGCAATTCGATTGGACGCGAGAGGGCATCTAGGAACCTATTTAGTTGATAAAGATAGTGAGCTGCTGCAGCAAATTGCTGGTATAGCACCGTTGATTGGTTCCATGCCACTTCCATATTCAAGAAAATATGAAGGGCTCGCCACTGGTATGGTTGAAGCCTTTGAATTATCTGGTAAAAAAATTAATCTATCCTACATGCGCGGGGGATTAAATCGGATTGAATCTGTTCGCACAAAGCGAAGTGATTTTTCTATTGTCTCAAAGATGACAGCAGTTAGTAGCTTAATGCAATATCCAAACTTAAAAATCATGAAGGAATTAGGGATAAACAGTTATGTATCGGCACATAAGACTTTTCTGGCTGACCAACATGAAAATTCGATTCGAAGTGGAATGCGGGTAGGGGTTGATATGGATTCACCTGACCAAAAGGAGTTAACGTTCAGTGAATGTAAAGGGTTGGATGTAGAGTATGTGCATATTAATTATATGCAGCTATTAGATATGCTGGATTCGAAGCAATTAGATGCTGCTATCTGGAGTATAGATGACAAACGAATAACCAAGTCTTTTAAAGCGATTGATTTTCAGATGTCGGAAGCAAAGAAAATCGCAGAAGAAACATCAGAAGCAGTTATTATAATTGATGGTGACAGGGAGGAAGAAATCGCTGAAAAGTGGGGGACTGTGGAAATAAAAAGCATTTTAGCGATTCAAAAGCTGGTTGAGTCAGGGGAGAAAATTCCAAGGTATTAA
- a CDS encoding phosphotriesterase-related protein (phosphotriesterase homology protein; PhP; YhfV; member of a family of proteins related to phosphotriesterase (PTE)) — protein MLVDGITYMHEHTTINLSEIKNNEDCQLDVFSETVREYKKLYDKGVRNIIDVTNFGMGRNIPYVQKVAEESGINIISSTGFYQEKFYPIQVFRETREQLAERMIKEINEGIKGTSVKAEIIGEIGTSHHKWTETERKVFEAVVIAHKETGKPITTHTTLGTLGHEQVAFFKENGIDLSRVIIGHVDLTGDKDYILHMLREGAFVEFDTIGKENYMPDQVRAGILKEIQEKGYMDQVVLSMDITRKSHLEYQGGLGYAYLLDAFIPMLERSGITETSIDKLLIKNPITFMKG, from the coding sequence TTGTTAGTAGATGGAATAACCTATATGCATGAGCATACAACGATTAATCTATCAGAAATTAAGAATAATGAAGATTGTCAGCTGGATGTATTTTCGGAAACAGTTCGGGAGTATAAAAAGTTATACGACAAAGGTGTTCGGAATATTATTGATGTAACGAACTTTGGGATGGGGAGAAATATTCCATATGTCCAAAAAGTGGCTGAAGAAAGTGGTATCAATATAATTTCTTCAACCGGCTTTTACCAGGAGAAATTTTATCCGATTCAAGTATTCAGGGAAACAAGGGAACAACTCGCGGAGAGAATGATTAAGGAAATAAATGAGGGAATAAAAGGAACATCTGTAAAGGCTGAAATCATTGGAGAAATTGGCACGAGCCATCATAAATGGACTGAGACAGAAAGAAAGGTATTTGAAGCGGTTGTCATTGCACATAAAGAAACAGGCAAGCCGATTACAACCCATACGACTTTAGGAACACTCGGGCATGAACAGGTAGCATTTTTCAAAGAAAATGGGATTGATTTAAGCAGAGTTATTATCGGACATGTTGATTTAACCGGGGATAAAGACTATATTCTCCACATGTTGCGGGAAGGAGCCTTTGTTGAATTTGATACAATCGGCAAGGAAAATTATATGCCGGATCAAGTACGGGCAGGTATATTAAAGGAAATACAAGAAAAAGGCTACATGGATCAAGTCGTTTTATCAATGGATATAACAAGAAAGTCACATTTAGAGTATCAAGGTGGACTTGGCTATGCATATTTATTAGATGCATTTATTCCGATGCTGGAACGTTCTGGAATTACAGAAACCTCCATTGATAAATTGCTCATAAAAAATCCTATCACGTTTATGAAAGGCTAA
- a CDS encoding aminotransferase class V-fold PLP-dependent enzyme: MQTSPLKSISLEEAQKRQFLLIDVITKHFRGDEILSLGDLGVVKGLNKPTYTKKVEEVLAEFFGAERAKLVRGAGTGALRYGFMSFLKPNDKILVHDAPIYPTSKTTLESMGIISIAVDFHNHEQVREVITAHPDLKGVLIQHTRQQINDHYDFAEIIKVIQSVKPSLTIITDDNYAAMKAEQIGTQIGADLSTFSLFKLLGPEGIGLIAGKADLIEKIEAFNYSGGSQVQGYEALEALRGLIYAPVMLAIQAGVNEQLVKQLNQGAVPGVKRALLANAQSKVLLVEFDEPIAEQVLTQANELGAAPNPIGAESKYEFVPMFYKVSGTFLASDPDLQKTMIRINPLRSGAETVIRILTLSIEQAKRRH, encoded by the coding sequence ATGCAAACAAGTCCACTAAAGAGTATTTCCTTGGAGGAAGCACAGAAAAGACAATTTTTACTAATTGATGTGATTACAAAGCACTTTAGAGGTGATGAGATTCTTTCGCTTGGTGATTTGGGTGTTGTAAAGGGACTGAATAAACCGACTTACACCAAAAAGGTAGAGGAAGTATTAGCAGAGTTCTTTGGTGCTGAACGGGCGAAATTAGTTCGGGGTGCTGGAACCGGTGCATTACGTTATGGGTTTATGAGCTTCTTAAAACCAAATGATAAGATCTTAGTGCATGATGCCCCAATCTATCCAACTAGTAAAACGACACTAGAATCAATGGGAATAATTTCAATTGCAGTTGATTTTCATAATCATGAGCAAGTCAGAGAAGTAATTACTGCACATCCTGATTTAAAGGGCGTACTGATCCAGCATACACGTCAGCAAATAAACGATCATTATGATTTTGCTGAAATAATTAAAGTCATTCAATCGGTTAAACCATCTCTGACTATTATTACGGATGATAACTATGCTGCGATGAAAGCAGAACAGATTGGAACGCAAATAGGGGCCGATTTATCAACCTTCTCCCTGTTTAAATTATTAGGACCAGAAGGTATTGGTCTTATTGCAGGGAAGGCAGATTTAATCGAAAAAATAGAAGCATTTAACTACTCTGGCGGGAGTCAGGTTCAAGGCTATGAAGCATTAGAAGCATTAAGAGGTCTAATTTATGCTCCTGTTATGCTGGCTATCCAAGCTGGCGTAAATGAGCAATTAGTCAAGCAGCTTAATCAAGGAGCCGTACCAGGTGTGAAGAGGGCCCTTCTCGCAAATGCTCAATCAAAGGTACTGCTCGTGGAATTCGACGAACCAATTGCGGAACAAGTACTCACTCAGGCTAATGAACTTGGTGCTGCACCGAATCCGATAGGAGCTGAATCAAAGTATGAATTTGTACCAATGTTCTATAAGGTGTCCGGTACGTTTTTAGCTTCTGATCCAGATCTGCAGAAAACAATGATTCGAATTAATCCGTTGCGAAGCGGGGCCGAGACCGTAATTAGAATCCTTACCTTATCCATTGAGCAAGCAAAACGGCGACATTAA